The Cucumis melo cultivar AY chromosome 6, USDA_Cmelo_AY_1.0, whole genome shotgun sequence genome includes a region encoding these proteins:
- the LOC127150001 gene encoding uncharacterized protein LOC127150001 — MDRRCFAILCHLLRTIAGLTSTEVVDVEEMVAMFLHILAHDVKNRVIQREFMRSGETISRHFNMVLLAVIRLHEELLKKPQPVPDECTDQRWRWFENCLGALDGTYIKVNVPARSAADSRILRDALSRPNRLKVPKGYYYLVDAGYPNAEGFLAPYRGQRYHLQEWRGPENHDKFIETT; from the exons ATGGACCGAAGATGTTTCGCCATTCTGTGTCACCTACTGAGGACCATTGCTGGACTAACGTCGACGGAAGTCgtcgatgttgaggagatggtagcaatgttcctccACATTCTTGCGCACGATGTGAAAAATCGTGTCATTCAACGAGAGTTCATGCGGTCGGGTGAGACAATTTCCCGCCATTTCAACATGGTCTTATTGGCTGTCATTCGACTTCATGAGGAGCTGttgaaaaaaccacaaccaGTGCCTGATGAATGCACAGATCAAAGATGGAGGTGGTTTGAG AATTGCCTAGGTGCATTAGATGGCACGTACATAAAAGTAAACGTTCCAGCAA gatcagctGCGGACTCACGCATCCTCCGTGATGCCCTTTCAAGACCTAATAGGCTTAAGGTGCCCAAGG GCTATTACTACTTGGTTGATGCCGGGTACCCAAATGCGGAGGGTTTCCTGGCACCATACAGAGGCCAACGCTATCACTTACAAGAATGGCGtggccctgaaaat CATGACAAGTTCATCGAGACTACCTAA